CGGCGCGGCCGCCGGCGTAGCGGGCGCGGATCCGAGGTCGGGCGCCCGGATCAGGAGCCGTCCGTCGAGACGACCGGGACGGGGGAAGCAGCGGCAGCCGCCGCCGCGCCGGCGCAGAAGCCGACGACCAGGAAGACGACTGCCAAGAAGAAGGCCGCCAAGAAGACGACCGCCACCAACAAGAAGACGACCAAGAAGAAGGCCGCCAAGAAGACGACCGCGAAGAAGACCGTCAAGACGACCGCCAAGAAATCCGATTGATCCGGGCCGAGGTAGGAACGACCGATGGGGGAAAGTCCTTCACGACCCCCGCGAGACGCCACCTGGCGCGAGAGGCGGGAGCACTAACGGACCACCGCCCCCCATTCTCTACGAAAAAGTCATCCGCCATTTCCTGCTGGTCCTGCTCGAGGACGGCCTGATCGCCATGGAGGATCTCGAGGCCGAGGTCACGCGTGTGACCGGCGACGTCAGCTTCATCCACTGGTCCAATCCCAACCGCCCCGATCCCCCGCTCAGCCCGGAGGCGGTGGCGACGCTGCGCGGCTTCGTGCGCACCAGGGCGGCCGACCTCTGGAGCGACGCGAAGATCCAGGATCTCATCTACATGGCCATCAAGAAGGACCCGGCGCTGTGCCTGGTCGAACTGGCGATATACATCGCACACATCAGGGTCGCCTCCTGGACGATCGGGTGGCCCGCCCACTCTGCACGCCCCCGTCCCCCCGCACGAAGAAGAACAGGGACCGCCGTCTGGCGGTCCCTGTCGGTCGGCCGATCTCCGGCTCTACTGCTCGATCTCGGCGACGGCGAACTCCGGCTCCGGCTCGGTGGCGACGACGACGGCCTCCGTCTCCGCCGGCCCGACCGCGAAGCCGGCGGCCAGCGCAGCCAGATCCAGAGGCGCGGCGTCGCCCTGCGCGGCGGCGACAGCCTCGACCCGCGCCAGGCTCACCTCGGCCTTGGCGTAGGCGGCGTCGGCCGCCAGGGCCGCGGTGTAGGCTTCGGCGGCCTGGCCCGGGTGACCGCTGCGCTCCAGCGCCATGCCCAGGTTGTTCTGGAAGACGGCGTTGTCGGCGGCGAGGATCACGGCCCGGGACAGGGGTGCCACGGCCTCCCCGCAACGGTCGGTCTCGATCAGGAGCAGGCCGAGGTTGTTCAGGGCCCAGGTATCGTCGGCGTCCACGGCGAGGGCCTCGCTGTAGGCCGCGATGGCCTCGTCCGGGCGGCCGAGGTTGTGCAGGACCCGGCCGGTCATTCGCTGCACGCCGGCGTCGCCCGGCATCAGCACGGCGGCCGCTTCCACCACGGGCAGGGCGTCCTCGGCCCGGTCCTGCGCGAGCAGGACCCGCGCCAGGTTCACGAGGCTCTTGGTGTGGTCGGGGGAGATGGCCAGGGCGGCGCGCAGGGCGATCTCGGCGTCCTCGGCCGCGCCGGCCTTCCACAGGGAGAGGCCGTGCATGTAGTGGCCCCAGGCGTTGTCGGGCGCGCGCTCGACGTAGATGGCGAAGATATCGGCCGCCTCGTCGTAGGCGCGCACGTGGTAAGCGGCCTCGCCGTCGCGGTAGATCTCCGCGGCGGAGGCCGTCGCGTCGTAGCGGGGCGCGGGCGGGCCCTCGGTCTCGACGGTGGTCGCGAGGGGGTCGACCTGCGCCGCCTCGACGGACTCGGCGACGACGGTGGATTCCTCGAGGAGGGTGGGCTCAACGGTCTCGGCGACTTCCACCGTGGCTGTCTCGTCCTGCCGCGAGGCGACGTTCACGCCCACGGCGATGGCCACGCCGAGAACGAGGACGAAGAGGATGCCGGCCTCGGCCAGCTTCAGCTTGCGGGGATCGTGCTTGCTCTCTTGACGGGTGTTCATGGCGCTTCCTTTCGCTCGGGTGCCTGTCGGCGTCGGTTTCTGACCGGCCTAGCGCAAGGATGCGGCCACCGGGTCCGCTCTTGAGCATGGTCTCGTAATTGATTATTTGGCTGGAAATTGCGTAAAACCCGCCGAGCTCCGGCAGGGCGCCGCCGCCGCGGGTCGTGTCCTCATGGACACAATGTTTCGTGTCCCGGGAGACATGATCGCCGCGCGATCCATGCTATCATCACGGGAGATCAACAGAGAGGTGAGCCATGCCCATTCCCAGACTGTCGTTCCTGATGCTCGTCTTCGCCCTCGCTGCCGCGCCGGCCCTCGCGGACCGGATCCCCCCGCCCATCTTCGATTTCTGCGACCTGGCCGTCGCCGTCGTCGCCGACGAACAAGGCCACGCCGCGTATGCCGGGGACACCTGCGACGGAGGGAACCTGGTGCCGGACCACGACTGCGGCGCCACCGTCAACTACTACGGCCAGGAGGACTACTACGCCGTCGCCATGGACCCGGGCTGCACCTTCACGGCCACGGTCGCCCACGCGGGCGACGTCGCGCTGATGGTGACCGCCGAGTGCATCGTCTACGGGACGCTGTTCACCTGCCTGGCCGGCGTCGACGAGACCGGTCCCGGTGGCGTCGAGACCATCGCCTACACGAACGACTCGGGCGCGGCCACGACGGTCTACCTGGTCCTGGACAGCCTCGACACAGAGAGGTGCGGCGCCTATACCCTGTCGCTGCAGACCGATTGCACGGTGGGTGCGAAGAAGATGAGTCTCGGCGGCGTGAAGGCCGGCTACGAGTAGACGAAGGGCCGGGGAGTCATCCCCGGCCCCTCTGCGCCGCTCGTCGGCTGGGATCTACCTGTAGATGCTCTTGACGGCTCCCCAGGAGGCATCCTCGTTCGGGACGATGTCGAAGGAGTTGCCGCAGACCTCCAGGCAGTATGCGAACTCGCCCGTATACCCCGTGACCCACTCGTAGGGAGCCACGAAGATCCAGTAGGTCGCGCCGATGGTCGTGGGCACGGTCCAGGACATGGGTTGCAGCGAGACGACCTCGTTCGACTGGAACGAGTAGTCGTAGCCGCCGCAGCTCGGGTTCGCCGTGGTCATCATGCAGCGCGTCGGCGTCATCCAGTTCTCGACCTCGAGCGCCACGGTGATTGCATCGCTCGCGGCGACGAACTCGTACCAGTCGGTGTCCCGATTGTCGACACCGCCGGCCGGGTACCAGCCGCTGATCCCGCTCAGGTGCATGCAGCCCGAATCCTCGTCGATCCAGTTGAGCGGCTGGAA
This genomic window from bacterium contains:
- a CDS encoding tetratricopeptide repeat protein, whose product is MNTRQESKHDPRKLKLAEAGILFVLVLGVAIAVGVNVASRQDETATVEVAETVEPTLLEESTVVAESVEAAQVDPLATTVETEGPPAPRYDATASAAEIYRDGEAAYHVRAYDEAADIFAIYVERAPDNAWGHYMHGLSLWKAGAAEDAEIALRAALAISPDHTKSLVNLARVLLAQDRAEDALPVVEAAAVLMPGDAGVQRMTGRVLHNLGRPDEAIAAYSEALAVDADDTWALNNLGLLLIETDRCGEAVAPLSRAVILAADNAVFQNNLGMALERSGHPGQAAEAYTAALAADAAYAKAEVSLARVEAVAAAQGDAAPLDLAALAAGFAVGPAETEAVVVATEPEPEFAVAEIEQ